One window from the genome of Magnolia sinica isolate HGM2019 chromosome 4, MsV1, whole genome shotgun sequence encodes:
- the LOC131243902 gene encoding gibberellin 2-beta-dioxygenase 1-like: MVLSQPTLDQISFVGNKKPVSNPGIPTIDLSKPESKTLLVKACEEFGFFNHGIPLEFTDRLGAEAVKFFYLPQPEKEKAGPANLFGYGNNRIGPNADVGWIGYLLFQTNANSISQRSWAISRENPEIFCSTVSDYISAMKKLACGVLESLTEGRKVEPSLTGFGERTDPQIISVLRSNNTSGLQISLSDGSWVLVPPDHNSFVIVGDSLQV; encoded by the exons atggtgtTGTCCCAACCAACATTAGATCAGATTAGTTTTGTAGGAAACAAGAAGCCCGTGTCCAACCCTGGCATTCCAACCATAGACCTGTCAAAACCTGAGTCCAAAACTCTTCTTGTGAAAGCCTGTGAAGAGTTTGGATTCTTCAACCATGGCATTCCATTAGAGTTCACCGATAGGTTGGGAGCTGAGGCTGTGAAGTTCTTCTACTTACCTCAACCTGAGAAGGAAAAAGCTGGCCCTGCTAATCTGTTTGGGTATGGAAACAATAGGATTGGACCCAATGCTGATGTGGGCTGGATTGGGTATCTCCTCTTTCAAACCAATGCCAATTCCATTTCTCAGAGATCTTGGGCCATTTCTAGAGAAAACCCAGAAATATTTTG CTCTACTGTGAGTGATTACATATCAGCTATGAAGAAATTAGCTTGTGGAGTTCTTGAATCTTTAACTGAAGGGCGGAAGGTTGAACCaagcttaactggttttggagAACGCACTGACCCTCAGATAATATCAGTTCTGAGATCAAACAATACATCAGGCCTTCAAATCTCTCTCAGTGATGGGAGCTGGGTTTTAGTCCCACCTGACCACAACTCCTTCGTCATTGTTGGTGATTCCTTGCAGGTATAA